The DNA window GAGGAACACCCAGGCAAAGGCCAACACAACAAACATGAAGGGCACCGCCATGAGCATCCAGTCGGTAAAGGAGACGCGGATGCCGTGCTCGGCGAGCGCGCCGATCGCGATCGCGTTCGGGGGCGTGCCAACTGGGGTACCGATGCCGCCGACGTTCGCCGCCAGCGGGATCGACAGTGCCACACCGGCGCGTGTCTTGCCCGCGGGCAGCGTCTTCAGAATCGGGATGACCACCGCGAACATCGTCGCCGTGGTTGCTGTATTCGACATGAACATGCTGAGCACAGCGGTAATGAGCATGATCCCCAGCACCGTGAGTCGTGCCTTGTCCGGGAAGGGGCGCAGCATAATGGCCGCGAGGTTGCGGTCCAGGCCGAACTTTTCCGCCCCGTGCGCAATCATGAACCCGCCCAAGAAGAGAATGATCACCGGGTGGGCCAGCGCGGAGAAATAGGCGGAGGCGGGCAAAAGCTGCTCGGTAAGCGCGGGGTCTCCGCCGGTGGGGTCTACCAGCGCGCCGTCGGAAAGCAAGAGGACTTCGAGCAGGATGACCAGCACCGCCGTCGCCGTCAGCGGGACCGGCTCAAGCACCCAGAAGACGATGGCGAGCAAGAAGATCGACAGCATCCGGTGCCCGGGGGTGGACAAGGCCGGAATCTGCACGAAGAAGGGAATGAGAAAACAGATGAGGCCCAGGCCCAGGCCCACCAGCTGCTTTGTGCTCAGCTGGGGGCCTTTGGCTGCGAGCGCGGGCGGGCGTTGTTTCGAGCGGCGTTGTGTCTCCACCATGTGTCGAAGTCTACCCGGTCTCACCTGGTATTACTTGCCTTAGTCCGTGGAGTCGGCGCGCAGGTAGACTTGGGAGCCTTCCTCGCGGAACTTCTCCGCCATCTGCTCCTCCCCGACGGCGAGCGAGGGGATACCGAGGTTCTGGATGGTCTGCTGCGTGTTCGCATCTAGGGCCGCATCAATCTTGTCACCGAACTCGTCGCGGATGTCTTGGGAGATGCGCATGGAGCAGAACTTCGGCCCGCACATCGAGCAGAAATGCGCCGTCTTCGCGGGCTCTGCCGGCA is part of the Corynebacterium imitans genome and encodes:
- a CDS encoding SLC13 family permease, which gives rise to MVETQRRSKQRPPALAAKGPQLSTKQLVGLGLGLICFLIPFFVQIPALSTPGHRMLSIFLLAIVFWVLEPVPLTATAVLVILLEVLLLSDGALVDPTGGDPALTEQLLPASAYFSALAHPVIILFLGGFMIAHGAEKFGLDRNLAAIMLRPFPDKARLTVLGIMLITAVLSMFMSNTATTATMFAVVIPILKTLPAGKTRAGVALSIPLAANVGGIGTPVGTPPNAIAIGALAEHGIRVSFTDWMLMAVPFMFVVLAFAWVFLCLVFIPAETRISIEMRSKWNTSTDAKLFYAVAGLTILLWMSEPLHGISSNTVGFIPVVALLCLQVMKGKDVQALDWPVLWLVSGGIALGTGVGASGLDEWLVGSVSWEVMGALAILAVLGLIGFGMANVISHSAAANLLVPLAVSLALSLDGINALVVAAVVAIACSLGMALPISTPPNAIAYATKEISIPQMALVGLVVGTAATLLLIFALPPVWQLMGLVS